From a region of the Xanthomonas rydalmerensis genome:
- a CDS encoding glutathione peroxidase, translating into MDTPTTAYAFTATTLDGQAQPLAEYTGKVLLIVNVASKCGFTPQYAGLQALWQRYRERGLVVLGFPCDQFGHQEPGDAAEIRQFCSLSYDVDFPMFAKVQVNGDGAHPLWRWLKQQKSGLLGIAAIKWNFSKFLIGRDGQVLARYAPTDKPEALAADIERALG; encoded by the coding sequence ATGGACACGCCGACCACCGCCTACGCCTTCACCGCGACCACGCTGGACGGGCAGGCGCAGCCGCTCGCCGAGTACACCGGCAAGGTGCTGCTGATCGTCAATGTCGCCTCCAAGTGCGGCTTCACGCCGCAGTACGCCGGGCTGCAGGCGCTGTGGCAGCGCTATCGCGAGCGCGGACTGGTGGTGCTGGGCTTTCCCTGCGACCAGTTCGGCCATCAGGAACCGGGCGATGCCGCGGAGATCCGCCAGTTCTGTTCGCTCAGCTACGACGTCGATTTCCCGATGTTCGCCAAGGTGCAGGTCAACGGCGACGGCGCGCATCCGCTGTGGCGCTGGCTCAAGCAGCAGAAATCCGGGCTGCTCGGCATCGCCGCGATCAAGTGGAATTTCAGCAAGTTCCTGATCGGCCGCGACGGCCAGGTGCTGGCGCGCTATGCGCCGACCGACAAGCCGGAAGCGCTGGCGGCCGATATCGAGCGGGCGCTGGGCTGA
- a CDS encoding ferredoxin--NADP reductase, which translates to MSSAFGPETVLDVRHWTEDYFSFTTTRNDGFRFDNGQFVMIGLETETRPLLRAYSIASANWEEQLEFFSIKVPDGPLTSRLQHIKPGDSVLVGKKPTGTLLISDLHPGRHLYLLGTGTGLAPWLSVIKDPETYERFDKVILTHGVRFEKDLAYRDYFEKELPQHEFLGETIREKLLYYPAVTREDFRNRGRLTELLESGEMQRTLGLPPLNPEHDRAMICGSPQMLADLRHTLDARGFIASPRIGSPGHYVFERAFVEK; encoded by the coding sequence ATGTCTTCCGCTTTTGGCCCCGAAACGGTGCTCGATGTCCGCCACTGGACCGAGGACTACTTCAGCTTCACCACCACCCGCAACGACGGCTTCCGCTTCGACAACGGCCAGTTCGTGATGATCGGCCTGGAGACGGAGACGCGGCCGCTGCTGCGCGCCTACTCCATCGCCAGCGCCAACTGGGAAGAGCAACTGGAGTTCTTCAGCATCAAGGTGCCGGACGGCCCGCTGACCTCGCGCCTGCAGCACATCAAGCCGGGCGATTCGGTGCTGGTCGGCAAGAAGCCCACCGGCACCCTGCTGATCAGCGACCTGCACCCCGGCCGCCATTTGTACCTGCTGGGCACCGGCACCGGCCTGGCGCCGTGGCTGTCGGTGATCAAGGACCCGGAAACCTACGAGCGCTTCGACAAGGTGATCCTCACCCACGGCGTGCGCTTCGAGAAGGATCTGGCCTACCGCGACTACTTCGAGAAGGAACTGCCGCAGCACGAGTTCCTCGGCGAGACCATCCGCGAGAAGCTGCTGTACTACCCGGCGGTGACCCGCGAGGACTTCCGCAACCGTGGCCGCCTCACCGAGTTGCTCGAGAGCGGCGAGATGCAGCGCACCCTCGGCCTGCCGCCGCTGAACCCGGAACACGACCGCGCGATGATCTGCGGCAGCCCGCAGATGCTGGCCGACCTGCGCCACACCCTGGACGCCCGCGGCTTCATCGCCTCGCCGCGCATCGGCTCGCCGGGCCACTACGTGTTCGAGCGCGCGTTCGTCGAGAAGTAA
- a CDS encoding ABC transporter ATP-binding protein, producing the protein MASTSPSHGGARTAPATGPSLRERFDAMRNLPPFLRQIWQTSRWLTLSSIGLRVIRALLPVASLYVGKLIIDEAIHLVGQSPGFDSLGQALASGRLNRLLELLGLELALAIASDLLGRLVSYADTLLSELFNNTTSVQLMEHAAQLDLEDFEDPEQQDRLDRARRQTMGRMNLMSQLFGQVQDAITVASFAVGLLVYAPWLIALLAVALVPAFIGEAHFNALGYSLNFQWTAERRQLDYLRQLGASVETAKEVKIFNLHNFLITRYRALADRYFQANRALARKRMLWGTVLAALGTLGYYGAYGYIAWRTVRGDFSIGDLTFLAGSFLRLRQLLEGLLIGFSQVAGQALYLDDLYSFFRIVPEIRSRPGAVPVPRPIVQGFVFENVGFRYPDAEQWAVRHLDFALRAGEVLALVGENGAGKTTLVKLLARLYDPDEGRILLDGRDLRDYDLDDLRANLGVIFQDFVRYHFSAGENIGVGQVEALDDAARIRAAAQRAMAAELIDGLPQGYAQVIGRRFKTGVDLSGGQWQKIAIARAYMRDAQVMILDEPTAALDARSEFEVFQRFKELSDNRTAVLISHRFSSVRMADRILVLADGRIEASGTHDELMAQGGRYAELFELQAAGYR; encoded by the coding sequence ATGGCATCCACCTCCCCTTCCCATGGCGGCGCCCGCACCGCGCCCGCCACCGGCCCGAGCCTGCGCGAGCGCTTCGACGCGATGCGCAACCTGCCGCCGTTCCTGCGCCAGATCTGGCAGACCAGCCGCTGGCTGACCCTCAGCAGCATCGGCCTGCGCGTGATCCGGGCGCTGCTGCCGGTGGCCTCGCTGTACGTGGGCAAGCTGATCATCGACGAGGCCATCCACCTGGTCGGGCAATCGCCCGGGTTCGACTCGCTGGGCCAGGCCCTGGCCAGCGGCCGCCTGAACCGGCTGCTGGAACTGCTGGGCCTGGAACTGGCGCTGGCGATCGCCTCGGACCTGCTCGGGCGGTTGGTCAGCTATGCCGACACGCTGCTGTCGGAGCTGTTCAACAACACCACCAGCGTGCAGTTGATGGAGCACGCTGCCCAGTTGGACCTGGAGGATTTCGAGGACCCGGAACAACAGGACCGGCTGGACCGCGCGCGGCGCCAGACCATGGGCCGCATGAACCTGATGAGCCAGTTGTTCGGCCAGGTGCAGGATGCGATCACCGTGGCCAGCTTCGCGGTCGGCCTGCTGGTGTACGCGCCGTGGCTCATCGCCCTGCTGGCGGTGGCGCTGGTGCCGGCCTTCATCGGCGAGGCGCACTTCAACGCGCTGGGCTACTCGCTCAACTTCCAGTGGACGGCCGAACGCCGCCAACTCGACTACCTGCGCCAGCTCGGCGCCAGCGTCGAGACCGCCAAGGAAGTGAAGATCTTCAACCTGCACAACTTCCTGATCACCCGCTACCGGGCCCTGGCCGACCGCTATTTCCAGGCCAACCGCGCGCTGGCGCGCAAGCGCATGCTGTGGGGCACCGTGCTGGCGGCGCTGGGCACGCTGGGCTACTACGGCGCCTATGGCTACATCGCCTGGCGCACCGTGCGCGGCGATTTCAGCATCGGCGACCTGACCTTCCTGGCCGGCAGCTTTCTGCGCCTGCGGCAGTTGCTGGAAGGGCTGCTGATCGGCTTTTCGCAGGTGGCCGGGCAGGCGCTGTACCTGGACGACCTGTATTCGTTCTTCCGCATCGTCCCGGAGATCCGCAGCCGTCCGGGCGCGGTGCCGGTACCGCGGCCGATCGTGCAGGGCTTCGTGTTCGAGAACGTCGGCTTTCGCTACCCGGACGCCGAGCAGTGGGCGGTGCGGCACCTGGATTTCGCGCTGCGCGCCGGCGAGGTGCTGGCCCTGGTCGGCGAGAACGGCGCCGGCAAGACCACCCTGGTCAAGCTGCTGGCGCGGCTGTACGACCCGGACGAGGGCCGCATCCTGCTCGACGGGCGCGACCTGCGCGACTACGACCTGGACGACCTGCGCGCCAACCTGGGGGTGATCTTCCAGGATTTCGTGCGCTACCACTTCAGCGCCGGCGAGAACATCGGCGTCGGCCAGGTCGAGGCACTGGACGACGCGGCGCGGATCCGCGCCGCCGCGCAGCGGGCCATGGCCGCCGAGCTGATCGACGGCCTGCCGCAGGGCTACGCGCAGGTGATCGGGCGCCGCTTCAAGACCGGCGTGGACCTGTCGGGCGGGCAGTGGCAGAAGATCGCCATCGCCCGCGCCTACATGCGCGACGCGCAGGTGATGATCCTCGACGAGCCGACCGCCGCACTGGATGCGCGCAGCGAGTTCGAGGTGTTCCAGCGCTTCAAGGAGCTGTCCGACAACCGCACCGCGGTACTGATCTCGCACCGCTTCTCCAGCGTGCGCATGGCCGACCGCATCCTGGTCCTGGCCGATGGCCGGATCGAGGCCAGCGGCACCCACGACGAACTGATGGCGCAGGGCGGCCGCTACGCGGAACTGTTCGAACTGCAGGCCGCTGGGTATCGTTAG
- a CDS encoding dimethylarginine dimethylaminohydrolase family protein yields MIENVLAGGLADETDMALASPEPQFRSAAGHGHRLLMCAPQHFAVDYVINPWMEGNVHAASRERAQAQWNALVAAAEAAGARVDCIAAAPGLPDMVFSANAGLVLGDRFVPSRFRHAERRGEEALFTAWCRQAGLRIRELPEQVYFEGAGDALLDRGARRLWMGHGHRSDLAAAHELTDLLDIEVVPLRLVDARFYHLDTCFCPLRDGYLLYYPAAFDADAQQAIAQHIPASRRIAVGEADALAFACNAVDLDDTLLLNRASPTLCAALAAIGYRVVQTPLDEFLKAGGAAKCLTLRLDE; encoded by the coding sequence ATGATCGAGAACGTCCTTGCTGGCGGCCTGGCCGACGAGACCGACATGGCCCTCGCCTCCCCCGAGCCGCAGTTCCGCAGCGCCGCCGGCCATGGCCACCGCCTGCTGATGTGCGCGCCGCAGCACTTCGCGGTGGACTACGTGATCAACCCCTGGATGGAAGGCAACGTCCACGCCGCCAGCCGCGAGCGGGCGCAGGCGCAGTGGAACGCGCTGGTGGCCGCCGCCGAGGCGGCAGGAGCGCGCGTCGACTGCATCGCCGCCGCCCCGGGGCTGCCGGACATGGTGTTCAGCGCCAACGCCGGCCTGGTGCTTGGCGACCGCTTCGTGCCCAGCCGCTTCCGCCACGCCGAACGCCGTGGCGAGGAAGCCTTGTTCACCGCCTGGTGTCGCCAGGCCGGGCTGCGCATCCGCGAACTGCCGGAGCAGGTGTATTTCGAAGGCGCCGGCGACGCACTGCTGGACCGCGGCGCACGCCGGCTGTGGATGGGCCACGGCCACCGCAGCGACCTGGCCGCCGCGCACGAACTGACCGACCTGCTGGACATCGAAGTCGTGCCGCTGCGCCTGGTCGACGCGCGCTTCTATCACCTGGACACCTGCTTCTGCCCGCTGCGCGACGGCTACCTGCTGTACTACCCGGCCGCGTTCGATGCCGACGCGCAGCAGGCGATCGCCCAGCACATCCCGGCCTCGCGGCGCATCGCCGTCGGCGAGGCCGACGCCCTCGCCTTCGCCTGCAACGCGGTGGACCTGGACGACACCCTGCTGCTCAACCGCGCCTCGCCCACGCTATGCGCCGCGCTGGCCGCGATCGGCTACCGCGTGGTGCAGACCCCGCTGGACGAATTCCTCAAGGCCGGCGGCGCCGCCAAATGCCTGACGCTGCGGCTGGACGAATAA
- a CDS encoding carboxymuconolactone decarboxylase family protein: MHFHRIDYTRHEPEAFRALLTASQHVHDGVLGSALAELVFLRVSQLNGCAYCIDMHATALRKAGTEPRKLDTLAAWRDSRFFDARERAALDWAETLTTLPAGAPPQAVYDALVAQFDPAGISALTMAVAVINAWNRLGVGLQPALP, from the coding sequence ATGCACTTCCACCGCATCGACTACACCCGCCACGAACCCGAAGCGTTCCGTGCCCTGCTGACCGCCAGCCAGCACGTGCACGATGGCGTGCTTGGCAGCGCCCTCGCCGAACTGGTGTTCCTGCGCGTCTCCCAGCTCAACGGCTGCGCCTACTGCATCGACATGCATGCCACCGCCCTGCGCAAGGCCGGCACCGAGCCACGCAAGCTCGATACCCTCGCCGCCTGGCGCGACAGTCGCTTCTTCGACGCACGCGAGCGCGCCGCGCTGGACTGGGCCGAAACGCTGACCACGCTGCCCGCCGGCGCGCCGCCGCAGGCCGTCTACGACGCGCTGGTGGCGCAGTTCGATCCGGCCGGGATCAGCGCCCTGACCATGGCCGTGGCGGTGATCAACGCCTGGAACCGGCTGGGCGTGGGTCTGCAGCCGGCGCTGCCGTAA
- a CDS encoding RNA polymerase sigma-70 factor, with protein sequence MTHDPTFESHRARLFGLAYRLLGSRADAEDTVQDAWLRWQASDRGAIRDPEAWLVTATTRLGLDRLRAARSARVHYVGPWLPEPLEIADDADPAERHDRAEQVSVAFLALLERLGPHERAAFLLKEAFDYDYAQIGRALERSEAGCRQLVHRARERLGQGQARFAVTPERHRQLLERFLHASQRGDRAAIAALLHADAQLRSDGGGKVTASLRPLHGAERIGRLYWALARRDLGLQTRIGTVNGEPAILRFLGPRLHSATLLVIDGERIAEVLTLMNPDKLPAPPAAGRD encoded by the coding sequence ATGACCCACGATCCGACCTTCGAATCCCACCGCGCCAGGCTGTTCGGCCTGGCCTACCGCCTGCTCGGCAGCCGCGCCGACGCCGAGGACACCGTGCAGGACGCCTGGCTGCGCTGGCAGGCCAGCGACCGTGGCGCGATCCGCGACCCCGAAGCCTGGCTGGTGACCGCCACCACCCGGCTCGGCCTGGACCGCCTGCGCGCGGCGCGCAGCGCCCGCGTCCACTACGTCGGCCCGTGGCTGCCCGAGCCGCTGGAGATCGCCGACGACGCCGACCCGGCCGAGCGCCATGACCGCGCCGAGCAGGTGTCGGTGGCGTTCCTGGCATTGTTGGAGCGGCTCGGTCCGCACGAGCGCGCGGCGTTCCTGCTGAAGGAGGCGTTCGACTACGACTACGCGCAGATCGGCCGCGCCCTGGAACGCAGCGAGGCCGGCTGCCGGCAACTGGTGCACCGGGCGCGCGAGCGGCTCGGCCAGGGCCAGGCGCGCTTCGCGGTCACCCCCGAGCGCCACCGCCAGTTGCTGGAGCGCTTCCTGCACGCCTCGCAGCGCGGCGACCGCGCCGCCATCGCCGCCTTGCTGCATGCCGACGCCCAGTTGCGCTCCGACGGCGGCGGCAAGGTCACCGCCAGCCTGCGCCCTTTGCACGGCGCCGAGCGCATCGGCCGGCTGTACTGGGCGCTGGCGCGGCGCGACCTGGGCCTGCAGACGCGGATCGGCACGGTCAACGGCGAACCGGCGATCCTGCGCTTCCTGGGGCCGCGGCTGCATTCGGCGACGCTGCTGGTCATCGACGGCGAGCGCATCGCCGAGGTGCTGACCCTGATGAACCCGGACAAGCTGCCGGCGCCGCCTGCAGCCGGCCGCGACTGA
- a CDS encoding fumarate hydratase, translating to MTSIKQEDLIQSVADALQYISYYHPVDYIKNLSAAYEREQSPAAKDAIAQILINSRMCAEGHRPICQDTGIVTVFLEIGMNVRWDDATMGVEDMVNEGVRRAYNHPDNKLRASVLADPAGKRQNTKDNTPAVVNVKVVPGDTVDVIVAAKGGGSEAKSKFAMLNPSDSIVDWVLKTVPTMGAGWCPPGMLGIGIGGTAEKAMLLAKEALMEPIDIVDLQARGASNRAEELRLELYEKVNALGIGAQGLGGLTTVLDIKVKDYPTHAANLPVALIPNCAATRHAHFTLDGSGAVMLDPPSLEDWPKLTYNPTNARRVNLDTITREEVASFKPGETILLNGKLLTGRDAAHKRMIDMLNRGETLPVDFTNRFIYYVGPVDPVRDEVVGPAGPTTATRMDKFTRQMLEQTGLLGMVGKSERGDAAIAAIRDNKAVYLMAVGGSAYLVSKAIKASKVLAFEDLGMEAIYEFEVKDMPVTVAVDSSGESVHKTGPREWQARIGKIPVVVEA from the coding sequence GTGACCTCGATCAAGCAGGAAGACCTCATCCAGTCCGTCGCCGACGCGCTGCAGTACATCAGCTACTACCACCCGGTCGACTACATCAAGAATCTCTCCGCGGCCTACGAGCGCGAGCAGTCGCCGGCGGCCAAGGACGCCATCGCGCAGATCCTGATCAACTCGCGGATGTGCGCCGAGGGCCACCGGCCGATCTGCCAGGACACCGGCATCGTCACCGTGTTCCTCGAGATCGGCATGAACGTGCGCTGGGACGACGCCACCATGGGCGTGGAGGACATGGTCAACGAGGGCGTGCGCCGCGCCTACAACCATCCGGACAACAAGCTGCGCGCCTCGGTGCTGGCCGACCCGGCCGGCAAGCGCCAAAACACCAAGGACAACACCCCGGCGGTGGTCAACGTGAAGGTTGTCCCCGGCGACACCGTCGACGTCATCGTCGCGGCCAAGGGCGGCGGCTCGGAGGCCAAGAGCAAGTTCGCCATGCTCAACCCGTCCGATTCCATCGTCGACTGGGTGCTCAAGACCGTGCCGACCATGGGCGCTGGCTGGTGCCCGCCGGGCATGCTCGGCATCGGCATCGGCGGCACCGCCGAGAAGGCGATGCTGCTGGCCAAGGAAGCGCTGATGGAGCCGATCGACATCGTCGATCTGCAGGCCCGCGGCGCGTCCAACCGTGCCGAGGAGCTGCGCCTGGAGTTGTATGAGAAGGTCAACGCGCTGGGCATCGGCGCGCAGGGCCTGGGCGGCCTGACCACGGTGCTGGACATCAAGGTCAAGGACTACCCGACCCACGCCGCCAACCTGCCGGTGGCGCTGATCCCCAACTGCGCTGCCACCCGCCATGCGCATTTCACCCTGGACGGCAGCGGCGCGGTGATGCTGGATCCGCCGTCTCTGGAAGACTGGCCCAAGCTGACCTACAACCCGACCAACGCGCGCCGGGTGAACCTGGACACCATCACTCGCGAGGAAGTGGCCAGCTTCAAGCCGGGCGAGACGATCCTGCTCAACGGCAAGCTGCTGACCGGCCGCGACGCCGCGCACAAGCGCATGATCGACATGCTCAACCGCGGCGAGACGCTGCCGGTGGACTTCACCAACCGCTTCATCTACTACGTCGGCCCGGTCGATCCGGTGCGCGACGAAGTGGTCGGCCCGGCCGGCCCCACCACCGCCACGCGCATGGACAAGTTCACCCGGCAGATGCTGGAGCAGACCGGCCTGCTGGGCATGGTCGGCAAGTCCGAGCGCGGCGATGCGGCGATCGCCGCGATCCGCGACAACAAGGCGGTGTACCTGATGGCGGTCGGCGGCTCGGCCTACCTGGTGTCCAAGGCGATCAAGGCCAGCAAGGTGCTGGCCTTCGAAGACCTGGGCATGGAGGCGATCTACGAGTTCGAGGTCAAGGACATGCCGGTGACCGTGGCGGTCGACTCGAGCGGCGAGTCGGTGCACAAGACCGGCCCGCGCGAGTGGCAGGCGCGTATCGGCAAGATCCCGGTGGTGGTCGAGGCCTGA
- a CDS encoding glutathione S-transferase family protein — translation MSIVLYGSPSTASFVVHWLLIELQVDFELRMLDFERQEQKRPEYLAINPQGRVPTLLLDGQVLTESVAIAMHLADLYPHAGLAPPPGTPERAAYYRWMLFGAYTLMPAYRDWFYPDEPAGADNAERVRASARAFLEKAWDEVATHLEQGGPYLLGEHCSAADFVLVMLMRWSRNMPRPTDSWPALKAMAERMKARPAFHETYRREGITDWM, via the coding sequence GTGTCCATCGTGCTTTACGGCTCGCCCAGTACCGCCTCGTTCGTCGTGCACTGGTTGCTGATCGAACTGCAGGTCGATTTCGAACTGCGCATGCTCGATTTCGAGCGCCAGGAGCAGAAACGCCCCGAGTACCTGGCGATCAATCCGCAGGGGCGGGTACCGACCCTGTTGCTGGACGGGCAGGTGCTGACCGAGTCGGTCGCCATCGCCATGCACCTGGCCGACCTCTATCCGCACGCCGGCCTGGCGCCGCCCCCCGGCACCCCCGAGCGCGCGGCCTACTATCGCTGGATGCTGTTCGGCGCCTATACCCTGATGCCGGCCTACCGCGACTGGTTCTATCCCGACGAACCGGCCGGCGCCGACAACGCCGAGCGCGTGCGCGCCAGCGCCCGCGCATTCCTGGAAAAAGCCTGGGACGAGGTGGCCACGCACCTGGAGCAGGGCGGCCCCTACCTGCTGGGCGAGCACTGCAGCGCCGCCGACTTCGTGCTGGTCATGCTGATGCGCTGGTCGCGCAACATGCCACGGCCCACCGACAGCTGGCCGGCGCTGAAGGCCATGGCCGAGCGGATGAAGGCGCGCCCGGCGTTCCACGAGACCTATCGGCGGGAAGGCATTACCGACTGGATGTGA
- a CDS encoding DUF2946 family protein — translation MRWPALLAALLLVVAPVASRLLEAASLPVPMCTSAGLQAAADVLPQHAAVHAGHDDASGAQRDHGPAHAACDYCVLAARLLPWLAIVLLLAASLPAPRATTLLRHRVHAAVRWRAHGARGPPVVLQNALLFPVR, via the coding sequence ATGCGTTGGCCTGCCTTGCTGGCCGCGCTGTTGCTGGTGGTCGCGCCGGTGGCCAGCCGGTTGCTGGAGGCCGCAAGCCTGCCGGTGCCGATGTGCACCTCGGCCGGATTGCAGGCCGCCGCGGACGTGCTGCCGCAGCACGCTGCCGTCCACGCCGGTCATGACGACGCGTCGGGCGCGCAGCGCGACCATGGCCCGGCGCATGCCGCCTGCGACTACTGCGTGCTCGCCGCGCGGCTGCTGCCGTGGCTGGCGATCGTCCTGCTGCTGGCCGCGTCGCTGCCGGCGCCGAGGGCCACCACGCTGCTGCGCCATCGTGTCCATGCCGCCGTGCGCTGGCGCGCGCACGGCGCACGCGGGCCGCCAGTTGTTCTCCAGAACGCTCTCCTGTTTCCGGTGCGCTAG
- a CDS encoding TonB-dependent copper receptor, with protein MPQFLPSPARAALSCCILASLFPAAGHAETPDATTLDRMQVTATAPVAPLTWTVDPKLPRQPVPASDGADYLKTVPGFAAIRNGGTNGDPVLRGMFGSRLNVLSNDGTLVGACPARMDNALSYIAPETFDRLTIVKGPQTVRWGPGASAGTVRFERDTPHYAAPTLEGEASALVGSWNRNDQTLDLRGGNRSGYARVDANRSESGDYRDGDDAVVPSRWRKWNADAAVGWTPDPDTVLELSAGTGDGLARYAGRSMDGVQFRRRSYAARFERTDLPGAWEALRGNAYVNDADHVMDNYTLRRPNPQSAMPMPMASNVDRRTSGGRVESEWRWEQIVVQAGVDTQQSRHRDRSASGEGVYRSLPWRTDARFDNLGAFTEATFGAGTAQRWIAGLRLDRAQVEDTRRSVGMMGMPNPTAGQTRSEDLGSGFLRVERNLSADTVWYAGFGRSARMPDYWELFSADMGPMGTANAFAGLRPERTTQLDLGLQYRGASVQSWVSAYAGRVQDFILFTYADGGMMGTTTRVDNVDARIAGAEAGVDWQPRQGLTLGGTLAYAWGENRSDGTPLPQMPPLESRLRLEWEGQRWSAGALLRAVARQGRVALDQGNVVGRDLGRSAGFATLGLSGGYRVSAALRLSAGIDNVFDRRYSEHLNLAGSADFGFPADPVRIAEPGRNLWLKGNYRF; from the coding sequence ATGCCTCAGTTCCTGCCGTCGCCCGCGCGGGCGGCGTTGTCGTGCTGCATCCTCGCGAGCCTGTTTCCCGCCGCCGGCCACGCCGAGACGCCCGATGCCACCACCCTCGACCGGATGCAGGTGACCGCCACCGCGCCGGTCGCGCCGCTGACCTGGACGGTCGATCCGAAACTGCCGCGGCAGCCGGTGCCGGCCAGCGATGGCGCCGACTATCTGAAGACCGTGCCGGGCTTCGCCGCGATCCGCAACGGTGGCACCAACGGCGATCCGGTGCTGCGCGGCATGTTCGGCTCGCGGCTCAACGTGCTCAGCAACGACGGCACCCTGGTCGGGGCCTGCCCGGCGCGGATGGACAACGCCTTGTCCTACATCGCCCCGGAAACCTTCGACCGGCTCACCATCGTCAAGGGCCCGCAGACCGTGCGCTGGGGACCCGGCGCCTCCGCCGGCACCGTGCGTTTCGAGCGCGACACGCCGCATTACGCGGCGCCGACGCTGGAAGGCGAGGCCAGCGCGCTGGTCGGCTCCTGGAACCGCAACGACCAGACCCTCGACCTGCGCGGCGGCAACCGCAGCGGCTACGCCCGCGTGGACGCCAACCGCTCCGAGTCCGGCGACTACCGCGATGGCGATGACGCGGTGGTGCCGTCGCGCTGGCGCAAGTGGAATGCCGATGCCGCGGTCGGCTGGACCCCGGATCCGGACACCGTGCTGGAACTCTCCGCCGGCACCGGTGACGGTCTGGCCCGCTACGCGGGGCGCAGCATGGACGGCGTCCAGTTCCGCCGCCGAAGCTATGCCGCGCGCTTCGAGCGCACCGATCTGCCCGGCGCCTGGGAAGCGCTGCGCGGCAATGCCTATGTCAACGACGCCGACCACGTCATGGACAACTACACGCTGCGCCGGCCCAACCCGCAGTCGGCGATGCCGATGCCGATGGCCTCCAACGTGGACCGGCGCACCAGCGGCGGGCGCGTGGAATCGGAGTGGCGCTGGGAGCAGATCGTGGTCCAGGCCGGCGTCGATACCCAGCAAAGCCGCCACCGCGACCGCAGCGCCAGCGGCGAGGGCGTGTACCGGAGCCTGCCGTGGCGCACCGACGCGCGGTTCGACAACCTCGGCGCCTTTACCGAAGCCACCTTCGGTGCCGGCACGGCGCAGCGCTGGATCGCCGGCCTGCGCCTAGACCGCGCGCAGGTCGAGGACACCCGCCGCAGCGTCGGCATGATGGGCATGCCCAATCCCACCGCCGGGCAGACGCGCAGCGAAGACCTGGGCAGCGGCTTCCTGCGCGTGGAACGCAACCTCTCGGCCGACACCGTCTGGTATGCCGGCTTCGGCCGCAGCGCGCGCATGCCCGACTACTGGGAACTGTTCTCGGCCGACATGGGCCCGATGGGCACGGCCAATGCGTTCGCCGGGCTGCGCCCCGAGCGCACCACCCAGCTCGACCTCGGCCTGCAGTACCGCGGCGCGTCCGTGCAGAGCTGGGTCTCCGCCTATGCCGGGCGGGTGCAGGACTTCATCCTGTTCACCTACGCCGACGGCGGCATGATGGGCACTACCACCCGTGTCGACAACGTCGATGCGCGCATTGCCGGCGCCGAGGCGGGAGTGGACTGGCAGCCGCGGCAGGGTCTGACCCTCGGCGGCACGCTGGCCTATGCCTGGGGCGAGAACCGCAGCGACGGCACGCCGTTGCCGCAGATGCCGCCGCTGGAATCGCGGCTACGGCTGGAGTGGGAAGGGCAGCGCTGGTCGGCTGGGGCGCTGCTGCGCGCGGTCGCGCGGCAGGGACGGGTGGCGCTGGACCAGGGCAACGTGGTCGGCCGCGACCTCGGCCGCAGTGCCGGCTTCGCCACGCTGGGGCTGAGCGGTGGCTACCGGGTGAGCGCGGCGTTGCGGCTGAGCGCCGGCATCGACAACGTGTTCGACCGGCGCTACAGCGAACATCTCAACCTCGCCGGCAGCGCCGACTTCGGCTTTCCGGCCGATCCGGTGCGCATTGCCGAACCGGGCCGCAACCTGTGGTTGAAGGGCAACTACCGGTTCTGA